Within Streptomyces roseirectus, the genomic segment GGCCGTTCGGATAAGCACCCGGAAGTCCAGACGTCTGGGCCTCCTGGATGTGGCGCGCGTAGTTGGGGTTTCGTCCGGTGAGGCTGACGACGTGGACGGCGGGGTAGGCCGGGACAACGCATCCGACCGCGGTTGTACCGGGGACGGCGTTGTCGCAGCGGACATTGAACGGCGGTTCCGTCGTGACACCGAGAGGCTGGACCGTCCAAGTCGGGTTGGCAAAGCGGTAGTTGACCTTGGTGCGGCCTTCGCCCTTGGCACCCGCAGCGGTGACCGTCGTCTTCGGCAGGATGTCGCCGAAGGCAAGGCCGGTGTCGTTCACCGGCTGGCTCGGGAAGTCGATGTCCCCGGAAGCGAGGGTGCAGGCCCCCGTACAGGTTCCGCCCCCGCTGACGGTGGTGCCGCCGATCGTTCCCCAGCCGTCGGTCTTGTCGATCGCCACCTGGTGCGCCCAGTACGGGGCATCGGCTCCGGTATACAGCAAGTCAGCCTGGATGTAGGACAACTGGCCTGTGAGCCGACCGGTCCTGACGTCAACGACGTTGAGTGTCCAGACCGAGATCGCGCATGCGTCGGTGCGGGTGTACCACCATGTGCCGTCGCCGGTCGCCAGGTCGTAGCAGTAGTCCGGGAGAGGCACGGGCGTCCTGTCAGCCAGTGCCGACAGGTCACGGGCGGTGACTTCACCCTTCCCGCCCGGCTTTATGCAGGCGGCGTTCGTTTTGCCGTTCTCGACCGCGAGGGCACCTGATTCAATTTGGCTCTCAAGCCGGGCGCAGTCGGCGGCTAAGGACGCGGTCCGCAGCGTCGGCA encodes:
- a CDS encoding NucA/NucB deoxyribonuclease domain-containing protein, with the protein product MPTLRTASLAADCARLESQIESGALAVENGKTNAACIKPGGKGEVTARDLSALADRTPVPLPDYCYDLATGDGTWWYTRTDACAISVWTLNVVDVRTGRLTGQLSYIQADLLYTGADAPYWAHQVAIDKTDGWGTIGGTTVSGGGTCTGACTLASGDIDFPSQPVNDTGLAFGDILPKTTVTAAGAKGEGRTKVNYRFANPTWTVQPLGVTTEPPFNVRCDNAVPGTTAVGCVVPAYPAVHVVSLTGRNPNYARHIQEAQTSGLPGAYPNGQPLRRLTDATNRDKNGDTACPQFADGGYPRPTGYSCDEYPFRSTWQGAYTGSVGQPTPYPGRTFSWCQISALSSRVGPNGWSACMIPVSENSSGGSLLNRFYIDNRVIENDPFYVWITT